ATGAACTGGTCGCATTAGGCTGGGGAATGAGTTTTTTATTCATCGCCATTCAGTTTCTGGCCCGTCCCATGAACATCATGGTGTCCAGTATCGGCTCCACCCTTACCTGGCCCGAGCGACACATGCTGGCCTGGATTGCCCCGCGCGGGATTGTGGCGGCAGCTATTTCCGCATTATTTGCCACCCAATTAGAAAAGGCGGGGTTCCCGGATGCCGGGGTACTGGTCCCCCTGACCTTTTTTATTATTATTTCCACGGTCATCGTGCAAAGCGTTACGGCACGCCCTATTGCCCGGTGGCTTAAGGTGGCCGAGCCGACCCCCAACGGTTTTATCATCTTCGGAGCCAATCAATTGGCGCGTGCCATCGGTAAAGCCTTAATGGATCTGGGATTTCAAATTCAGTTGGCTGACACCGGATGGGACCAGGTGATGAAGGCCAAAAACGAAGGTCTGCCCACATATTTCGGCAATCCCGTGTCGGAGCATGCAGACCGTCATATTCAGCTTGTGGGCATCCGGGGGGTACTCGCCCTGTTTCCCCATGAAGCGGCCAACGTGGCCGTCGCCATTCATTATCGCCTGGAGTTCGGGGCAGATAAAATTTATATTCTGCAGTCCCGGCCCGAAGATAACCGGTCCACAGCGGACCGGATGTCCATCGAAAATCATGGCAAAATCCTGTTTGGAGAAGCAGCTTCATATCCTGCGATGGCCACCGATCTGGCCAGGGGTGGGCATATTATCACCACAAAGCTGACGGAAAAATTTACCATGGAGCAATTCACAAAAAAACACGGCGAAAAAGCATTGCCGTTGTTTGCCGTGGACAAAAACAATCGGCTTCATGTGTATGCCCACGAAAGTCAAATCAATCCTGAATCCGGCTGGTCGCTGGTATATATGCTGAAAAATGGAGAAGGCAGTCACTCAGGGACTGGAGAAGATAAACACCCCATTGATCCCGCCCGATTGAAAAAGGGATACAGTGTCTGATTTCAAACGATTAGGTTTTACCCGGCATCTGCCGAATCCATTATTTCTAAATATCTTGAACAACGTGAAGTCACCTCGGATACATCCATCCCAAAATGATTGAGAAGCCGAATCACCTGCAGCGGCCGACAGTGGTCACCGGCCTCAAGTGCTGCAAAATCTTCCGGATCAATATCCAGAAACGCCAATATTTCATCCCGGGTCTTTTTATTTTGCGCCATTCGGGCCACAACATTCATTGTTGCCGTGCAGATATGACATTCCTTAGTATAAAGGGATAGAAACGGCTTATCATTAAACTTCTCGTTCAGCAGTTCTTTAAGAAACATCACGGCTAATTTTCTCCAGTTTTTTTTTAGATATCCGGGACAAAAACTCATCTCGATATGCGATGACCTGATCAATATATTTTTCAGGCACTTTACGTGTATTTTTGAAAAACACATCATACAATACGATGAATTTTTGATAGCAAAAAAAATAGAGTACCCGGATTCGATCCCGGGATAAGGTAAAACGAAGTTCATGAACCCCGTCATGCAGCAAATCCGCATAAGGCCTTGGCAGGGTCGGGCCATGCTCTTCCAGCAGTCCAAGCAGTCTTAACAACTTTACCTGATGCTTCTCAGGACAGGAATTGATAAAGTCCGTAATCGGGCAGGCGTGTTCCATACCATCACAAAAAAGTACTCTCCACTTTGGTTTCATACTCTATCCCTTATCCCACATGCTGCATCTTGACAACAAAAAATCGATATGCTTTAACGTGCAAAACGCGTCAAGAAGACGCATGCAACAAACTGTTTTATAGTACTCATAAAAAATTAACTGAAGCCAAGAAGGTAGAAGTGTCGAAATTTTCGATGCTACGGTCCTTTTTGGCTTTTTTATTTTCTATCTAATTCGTTTTTACTGAAGATATCAGTTTAAATGAAAACAGGAGAAGATGATGAACCAAGGCAAAATTGCCGTACAGGTCTTCTTTGCACTGATGATGTCATGGTCCTGTGATGCCCTGGCAGGAAATGTAAAAAAAGAGATCGAGGCCCCTGTTCATGAGGCAGTGGGAATTGAACAAAAAACCCAAGGCCGGGAGGTCAAATGGCGCGCGGAAAAAGAAAAAAAGACATTGGAGTTTGAAGCCCTGGAAAAAGAACTGGCCATCGTTGAACAGGAACGAAACACGGAAGCGGCCCGGAAAACTGCCCTGATTTCAAACATAAATCAAACGGCAAAGCAGCTTGAGGATATTGCCGAAATCGAAAGGCAAATGTCTCCATTTCTTAACGAATTATTAGACAAAATTAAAACGTTCAACAAACAGGATCTGCCTTTTTTAACGGGCGAGCGTGAAAAAAGAATTCAGGATCTTGAACTGTTAAACGCCAACCCGGAAGTTCCGGTGAGTGAAAAATTCAGAAAATTAATGGAAGCCCTTTTGGTGGAAACCGAATACGGCACAACCATTGAAGTTTATCAGCAGACCATTGCCCTTTCCGGGGAAGAGACCCTGGTCAACATCTTCAGACTGGGCCGGCTGCGGCTTTTTTATCAGACCCTGGATAAACAGCAATGCGGGTTCTTCAACCCGGCCCAAAAGCAATGGCAACCCCTGGAGAATTGCTATCTAAAACCCATCCAGGCTGCCATAGACATGGGTTCCAAGCGCAAACCCGTTGAGATGTTAACCCTGCCCATAGGAAGGATCGTGATCCAATGAAACGCACACCCCAATATATACTATTCACTGTGGTTCCGGCTGTCATGCTGCTTTTCAGCCAGTGGGCATGGGCAAAGGATATGCGGGAGATTCGCATCGAAGCCCAAAAAATTGAACAAGCGATGAAACAAAAAGCTGCGGCTGAGCTGTCTGCCGCCCAAAAGGCCGATAGTGAAAGCCGTCGGCAGATTTTCTCGGACAGATCTAAACTGGACCGGGCCATTGCGGATTTAAAGCGGCGGATTACGACCGTTGAGATAGAACTCAAAGCCCTTAAATCTGAAAATGACGACCTGACGGCACAGGACAACGAATTAACGGTAAAACTGGATGAAGCCCAGGGCACGATTCAGGAATTGTCCGGCGTCATCCGCATGAACGCCAAAGACATACGTTCCCTTCTGGATAACAGCTTTTTAACCGGGGTGTACCAACCCGATACCCAATTTTTATCCACCATGGCAGATCAGTCCGTTATTCCAGCAATGGATCAAATCAAAGCCATGTCGAATCTGCTTTTTGATCAGATTGACCAGGGTGGATCCGTCTGCCTGGAAACCGGAACAATCGTCAACCGCGAAGGAAAGAGACAAAAGGGACCAATTCTCATCATCGGGGCCTTTACAGCAGCATACCAAACGGACAGTGAATCCGGTTTTCTCAACTACGCCCATGGAGAGAAAAAACTGTATGCCCTGTCCAAACTGCCACCCTCGGCCATGCAGAAACAGCTTACCCGGTACATGACAGGAAAAAGTGATGCCGTGCCCATGGATATTTCCCGGGGCGGTGCATTAAACCAGTTAATTCACGACTTAAGCCTGGCGGACCAGATTCCCAAGGGCGGTCCCATTGTCTGGCCCATTCTGGCCATTTTGGCATTGGGCGCATTGATCACCCTGGAACGGGTTTTCTTCATTTTAAAGCGGCAAATCAGCCTTGAAACCGTGTGCAGCAAAATCGAAACCCAGGCCGAAGACCAAAATTGGAATGCCTGTGCCGAAACCTGCGACCAGTACCGTAAAAATCCGGTTATCCGGGTCATCCGGTCGGGGGTTGACAGCCGGAACCGTCCCAGAGAAGACATGGAAAATGCGGTCCAGGAAGCCATTCTCAAAGAGATTCCGCCCATGGAACGCTTTTTATCCACCATGGGTATGCTGGCAGCCATCGCTCCCCTCTTAGGGCTGTTGGGCACTGTCACCGGCATGATCGACACCTTTCATGTCATCACCATGCACGGCACAGGCGATCCGCGCATGATGTCCGGCGGCATTTCCGAGGCCTTGGTGACCACCATGCTGGGCCTGTCCGTGGCCATTCCCATTATGCTCTCCCACACCCTGTTAAGCCGGTCCGTGGAAAACAGTGTGGGCATGATGGAAGAAAAGGCCATGGCGCTGATCAATATCGTCCAGAAATTCAAGGTGGCCTGATGCCGGAATTTCTTTGTGAAAACCTTGAACTGATGAGGGAACTGATCCGGGCCGGCGGTGTGGTCATGGTGCCCCTGGTTATCTTAAGCCTTGTCATGTGGCTGCTGATCCTTGAACGGGCCTTTTTTTTCAGGCGGCTCTACAAAAAAAACATGAACAGCAGCACCGCGCTGTCCCTGGTCCGGGAAAACATCCTGCCCGACCCCAAAATGTACCGCGGAGCCGTCAGTCTTTTGGTCACGGAGTTCATTGGAAACCGCTCGGGTTCCGCCCAGCTGGACCGCCACCTTCTGGATGCCGCAGTGACCCGGATCAACCGGCGCATGACCCGGTCCCTGGCAGTGATCGGGGTTCTGGCAGCCATGGCCCCGCTCATGGGGTTGCTGGGCACCGTCACCGGCATGATCACCACCTTTGATGTTCTGGCCATATTCGGCACAGGCAATGCCAAAGCCATGGCCGGGGGTATCTCAGAATCCCTGATTACCACCCAGACCGGTCTGATTGTGGCCATTCCGGGACTTTACATGAAAGGATTTCTGGACCGGCGTGCCGAACATTTGAGCCAGCGGATCCAGCGGATGGGCTTATACCTGAAAAGGCATCTATAGGAGAGCACCCCCCATGTTAAACGTGTCAGCAAGCAGAAAACATAAAAAAAGTGCGGCGGAGCTGAACATTGCCCCGCTCATTGATATGGTATTTATCCTGTTGATTTTTTTCCTTGTCACTACAAGTTTTGTCAAGGAGACCGGCATTGATGTTTCCCGGCCCACCGCATCAACCGCAACCACCCAAACCAAAGCCACCATCCTCATTGCCGTGGACAGCCAGAACCGGGTCTTCATGGATCACCGGGAGATCGACATCCGGGCGGTCAGAGCCAATACCGAACGGGCCCTGGCCGAAAACCCCGACGGGGCTGTGGTGGTGGTGGCGGACCGCCAATCGGACACCGGCGTGGCCATCCAGGTCATGGACGGGTGCCGCCTGGCCGGGGCATCTAATGTATCTTTAGCCGCAGCACTTCCGGAGGGGCAATGAAAACCATGGAGAAGCCCCTGGGCCTGGCCGGCGGATGGCAGCCTTGGGCCGTGGCATTGGCCGGTACCCTGGCCCTGAATTTGCTGCTTTTTTCCGTTATTCCCAATCTGATGAAACCCCAGGAAGCTGTCTCACTGTCGGGCCCCATGATTCAACAAATCCAGCTCACCCGGCTGCGGCGCTCAACCATTGAACCGGAACAGAAAAAAAAGACGCCCCCGCCCAAGGCCCAACCTAAAAAACAGGTCGCCAAACCCAGGATGAACCGGCAAATCGCCCGGTCTCTTTCCCTGCCCTTTGAAGTCAATCCCCGACTGCCCCAGGGACCGGCCACCATCTCCGTGTCCGAAGTGGTGTCAACGTCCCTGGATAACTTGTCCCTCAACACACTTTTTGACACCGGAGATCTGGATCAGCCCCTGACGGTGATTTCCAGAATTCCGCCGGTGTACCCCTTCCGGGCCAAGGCCAAAGCCATTGAAGGCTGGGTCTCTGTGGAATTTACGGTGAATGAACAGGGCCGTGTGGAGGATATCAAAATCCTGGATGCAGAGCCCAAGAAAATATTTGACGACAGCGTGATGCAGTGCGTTGCTGCCTGGCGGTTCAAGCCGGGCCGGGTCAACCGGGAAATTGTAAAGACCCGGGCCAGAACACGCGTCCGTTTTAAATTAAACTGAGGTGTTTCATGAATCCGATTTTAAGAACTGTCATTGTCATTCTGATTTTTTCCGCCGTGACTGTTTTTCCACTGGAAAAAGCCAAAGCCCAAAGCGATAAAAAAATGCCGATGACTGTTCAGCATCTGCTGATCAATGTCAGGAAAGCCATGGATAAAAATGATTATGCCGGTGCCGTCAAGCTCATCCAGGGGACCCAAGCCAAATCCCAAAGCAAGGCCCCGTGCAGCCATCCCACTGTTTGTCTGGCCCTGGGTAATTGCTTTTTGATGCAAAAAAAAATGCCCAAGGCCGAATCGGCATATCTGACGGCCTTGTCCCTGGATAAAACCTACCTGGATGCCCAGGTCAACCTGGCCAAGGTGTATACGGACACCAACCGGACCGCCAAGGCCGCCGAGGCCTTTTTGGCGGCTTACAAACTATCCGACCCCAAAAATCCAAAATACCTGTACTACAGTGCCGCTATGGCGCTTACCAACGGAAAGACCCAAACGGCAATCCGCCGATTTGAATCTTTGTTTTCCACCCACCCAAGCCAGGTCACCCGGCAATGGCGGGAAAACTATGCCAGTGCCCTGGTTTCGGCCGAACAATGGAAAAAAGCCGCACCTGTGATCAGAACTCTGATTGCCCAATCCAAAGGAGAAAACCGGATTAAATGGCAAGAGACTCTGCTGCAGATTTACCTGACCATTAACAACACCGGCAAAGCCTTGGAGCTTGCCGGCACCCTGAGCCGGCAGACCCCGTCCGAAACCAGGTGGTGGAAGGCCCTGGTCCACATCCATCTGACCAGGGGGGAGTATGCCGACGCCTTTGAGGATCTGATCATCTATAGTTTTGCCACCCCGCTGAACCGGCAGGAAAAAAAACTGTTTGCAGACTTAAGTTTGCAGTTGAACATCCCCGCCCGGGCCGCCCGCATGTATGAAACCCTGATCAGCGAATCGGCCGGGAAAAACGGATCCCCAAATCAAACCAGACAGATGATCAACCGCCTGGTGTGTGCCTACCGGCAGATGGGCCGGGGAGACAAGGCTCTGGCAGTGCTCAATCGATTTGATCCCCAGGCCGGCAATCCGGAACTTTTGCTGCTCAAAGGAGATGTTTTGTACGAGACAAAAAATTATAAGGCGGCAGACAAGGCGTTCAGGACCGCAGCCCGAAAAAATTGCTCCCAAAAGGGACAGGCATGGCTGATGGCCGGGTATGCGGCCTGGCAGTGCAACAATCTTGTTGCCAGCCGCAGCGCGTTTGAACAGGCAGCCCAATTTAAACGCCAGCGCAAGGATGCCCTGGCCGCCATTGCACAACTCAAAAGAAACAGCCGGATGTAATATCAACCTATATAGTGACCGGCAAAATGCCGGAGAACAAAAATTTTAAGGAGGCGGTGTTGAAAAATCACGTACTGAAAAGCTGCACGTTTGCAGCATCCCTGATGTTGATCCTCTTTTGCATAAGCCCGTTGCTGGCAGATGAAAAAAAAGCCGACCAAGATCCGGCGAACTCAAAAGTTCAAGAAATAGAAGAGATGGTTGTAGAAGACGAGGCCCGGGTCCAGGGGTATAAAACAACACCGTCCCAGACCACCATTGAACTTGAAGATATCACATTCATCGGAGAGCCCACCTTTTTGCTGGATGCCATCAAAACCAATGCCATGGTGGATTTCAGAGGGGCATCAGATCTGGACCCCGGGGTAGACAGCGTCTATTTGAACGGGTTTAGTGCCAAGCGGTTTGTCACGGCCATGGACGGTGTGACCCTTCAAAAAACCGGCGGCCGAAAATCAAGCAACATTGTGGACTGGGCCCAACTGCCCTCTTTTTTGCTGGAGTCCGTTGAAATCCTTCCCGGCCCCCATTGCGCCCTGTACGATGCCAAAAGCATCGGCGGGGTGTTAAACATGAAAACAAAAACACCCAAAGAATACGATACCCGGGTACCGCAATTAACGTATACAACAGGATACCGATCATATGATACGTTTTCCAATACCGCAGTACTCCAAGGCGGGGTGGATAAATTTATCTACGATTTTGCATACCAAAATTATATGACCGACGGGTATCTGCGCAACAGTGAAACCGAAACCAACATCGGGTTCGGACGCCTGGGATTAATACTGCCGGGCGATGGATATATCACTGTCTCCGCCTCATTATCAGATATTGACCGGGATTCACCGGTCAATAACCCCGGTTTGACACAAGACGATGAGATAGATGTTGATTCCGGCTACCCGGAGGTGACGGGCAGTGCCTGGGATCCCTGGCAGAATCCCACCTGGGACAGTACGGCCGAAACCTACCGTCTCAACTATACCCAGACCTTGGGGGTTAATCGCCTCAGTTTTGGTGCCTATTACGGTGAAGAAACCCGCGAGCGGGTCTATTTAGACTGGGTAAACTCAAAAGACAAATCCCAAGGGACCGAAATAAGTGCCATGATAACGGACTGGTGGCAGCAGGGCGGCAAGATCATGGACGAAATCAAGTGGGCCGGGGGTGAAACCACCGTTGGTGTCGACTTTACCCAGCTTTTTGACGAGGGGGTTGACGATAGTAAAACCGAGAAAATCCGCAAAAAAGGCGCCTTTGTCCAGCACAAATTCGGTATTGTCCCCCACGTTGACATGACCCTGGGGCTACGGTACGAGGACGTCAATACATGGGTCAGCAACTGGTCCAACGGGAATCCGCACAATGCATATTACGGCAAATATGTGAAACGTGACTTTGATCAGGTCATCCCCAAATCCATGACAACCTGGCAGATGGACCATTTAGGGGGCTGGTTCCGGAACACCACCCTGTCTGCCGGTATCAGTAAAATCTGGCACGCTCCGGATTATCACGGAGATTACAACCCCCAGGGACGGCCCGCCGGCATCACCCTGGAACCGGAGCACGGTATGGGGTATGACCTGATTTTAAACCGCAGGCTCTGGGGCAACGTCAACCTGAAAGCCGGTTACGCATTCTACGACATCAAGGATTTCATCGCCACCAACAGTAAATATGCCCAATATTCAGGCACCGATGCCGGAGCACTACGGTACAGCGACTATAAAATCAACTTGGAGGAGGTCTACCGCCATGGTGTCACCGTTGAGCTGTCGGGCAATGTTACACCGGAACTCTCTTTTTATCTGAGCTGGGCCTGGCAGAAATTTGAAAACCAGGGAGATGAACCTGCCGGCGAGACAGAACTGGACCAGCGGGCCGAGCACCAGGTCGGCATTGGACTGCGCTATGCCTTTAACGAACGAGCAACCCTGATGCTGGATTACACCTACCAGAGTGATGAAACCACAGAGGTCTCCGAAGAGATTGCCGATGATGTCTGGAATTTTCACACGGTGGATATCCCGGCCCACAGTGTTGTCGACTTAGGTTTTGAGTACAAATGCTTTGAACAGCTGGGCTGGCTGAAAAACGGCACAGTGAACGTCTTTATTAAGAACCTGCTGGACGAAGACTACTATGACAGCTCGGGGTATCCGGCCACGGACAGGACAGTGGGCGTCACATTCACAATTAAAATCTAAAGGGAAATATCATGGACATACAAGCAACCACCTGGACATTCTGGGAAGATCAGTGGTTGAAAATCATTGAACGGTCTAAATCTGAACAGCCGGCAGGGTCGGGCTACGCCATGAAAAAATGGGATAACATGGCAAAGGATTTTGCCCAGCGGACCAGCACAGAAAAGGCGTCCGCCAAGCGGGATGCCACACTTAAGCAGCTTGTGGACAAAGGAATCCTGACGCCGGAAACCCGGGTCCTGGACATCGGCGCAGGCCCGGGCTCCTGGGCCCTGCCCATGGCCAAAATCTGTGCCCATGTCACCGCCCTTGAACCCTCGGGCGGCATGATCGACATCATGTCTGAACGCATTGAACAAGAAAAGGTCAACAATATTACCATCGTCCAGAACACCTGGCAGGAGACGAATTTGGCCGAACAGGGATGGGGAAAGGCATTTGATCTGGTCTGTTCACGAAGACCGCAGAACCACGCCAGGAGAGCTGGATGACATTTAAACCGGCGAAACATAACCTGTTTAAGTGCCTGGCTGCCCTGGCGTTATGTCTGTTTCTTCTGGTGCCCGCACTTCATGCCGAAACCGACCAGGTAGCGGTCATCCGCCTGGGCGGCGGGGACTGGGGGTATCCCTCCCCCTACGCCCATTACCCCAGAGGCCCCGGGGGATTTAAAATGTGCCTGATCTTTGACAGTCTGCTGGAACGCGGCGACCATGGCCTGATCCCCTGGCTGGCCACATCCTGGCAGGTTGAAGATCACGGGAAAGCCTATATATTCACGATTCGCCAGGGGGTCAAATGGCATGACGGCACCCCCATGACACCCGAAGATGTGGCCTTTTCCATGGAATATGCCACCCGCTTCCCCATGACCTGGTCCTATGTGTTTGACCGGATCGACCGGGTTGAGATCCTTGAAGGCAACAGAATCAAGGTAATTTTGAAAACGCCCACCGCATCCATGCTTTCCAGTCTGGGCACCAGCCGTATCATCCCAAAACACATTTGGGAAAAGGTGGACAATCCCAAACCCTTTACAAAACCTGAGGCCGTGATCGGTACAGGTCCGTATCGGCTCACCGCCTACAGCCGGGAGCACGGCACCTACCGCTTTGAGAAGTTTAAAGATTTCTGGGGACCGGCCGTCCGGGTCAAACGCCTGGAGTTCATCCCGGTCAGTGAACCCATCCTGGCCTACCAGAAGCATGAAATAGACATGATCCGGGTCTCCCCGGATCTTTTGCCCAGATTCCAAAACAACCTCGAACATAAAATCCTTAAAAGTCCAGGATTCTGGGGATACCGGCTGCTGTTCAACCGCAATCTTCCCGGGCCGGCCCGGATGGTTCAGGTCCGCCGGGCCTTTGCCTATGCCGTTGACCTTGGGGAACTTGTGGCCAAGGTGGCCCGGGGCGCGGCCCTGCCTGGCCGGGCAGGTATTCTGCCGCCGGATCATGTCATGGCCGCCCAAAACGTAAAATCCTATGATTTTGATCCCCAAAAGGCAGGCAGACTTTTAGACCAGGCCGGGTTTACCCGGACCGGCAGCGCTATCCGGACAGGACCTGACGGCAAGCCCCTTGCCTTTGATCTATTATGTTCGAGCCGCGAAGTCCGGATGGCGCAAATTTTAAAACAGCGCCTGGCTGCCGTGGGAGTAGAGATTCAGATCAAAAGCTGCAACGGTAAAACCAGGGACAGCCGGGTCAGGAATCAAAACTACGATTTGGCCATTATCGGCCACGGCGGATGGGGAAATGATCCGGACTATCTGATTGCCCACTGCACAGGAGACATAAAAAAATCCAGCTCGCCGTCGGCGTCCGGTGGTTCTGGATTGGCCTCTCCGGCCTTGACGGAACTGCTGCAATCCCAGCGATCCCAGACCGATCCTGAAAAACGGCGGGAGATGATTGTTAAAATCCAGCAGATGGCCGCAGAAGAGGTGCCTGAAATCCCCTTGTTTTATACTATGGGATACACCGTGTTCCGGCCGGGTAAGTATGACGGATGGATGTTCATGTTTGACCATCACAGTTTGGAACACAGCAAGCTGTCCTATTTAGATTGGAAAGCATGGCCCTGATATGAAATCAAATAAAACAGCCGTATCCGGCAGCGTGATTTCATACCTGGTTACGGTATGGGTGATTATTACCCTGAACTTTCTGTTGCCGAGAATGATGCCGGGCGACCCATTTGTTCATCTGTCCGGGGATGAAGGTGAAGACCTGCCGGAATTCACCGAGGCCCAGAAGACATTTTATATGGAACAGTATGGATTTGATGATCCCTTACCAGTCCAGTATGCCCGATATATCGTTAAGCTTGCCCACGGGGATCTTGGGAAATCGGTCTATTTTAACAGCTCCGTGGCAGGGATTCTTGCCCGGCGGTTAGCCTGGACCCTGGGCCTTGTGATCGCAGCCGTAACGCTTTCCACGATCATCGGCACATTTCTGGGCGTGGTGTCGGCGGCCTTGCGACATCAATGGGCCGACCGCCTTTTATTTGTCGGCCTGATCCTTATTTCCGAAATTCCGGCCTTTCTTACGGGGCTGGTGATTCTTTTTATCTTTGCCGCTGCCCTGGACCTGTTTCCCTTGTCGGGGGCCATGTCTCATTTCACAGGCCAAATGACGATAATGGAAAAAGTGGGCGACATTGCAAAGCATGCGGCGTTGCCCGCGGCAACGCTGACACTGGCCCGTCTGGGCGGCGTTTATCTTCTGGCCAGAAACAGCCTTGTAACCGTTCTGGAAAAGGATTTCATGGTCACGGCCCGGGCCAAGGGGCTGACAAAAATCAGGATATTTTGGCGCCATGCCCTGCGCAACGCCCTGCTGCCCATTGTCACCCGGGTGTTTATGAGCCTTGGGGGGCTGGTGGGCGGGGCCATCCTGGTGGAAAATGTATTCAACTATCCGGGATTAGGCAAGCTGCTGCGTGAATCGGTCATGATCCAGGACTATCCGTTGATCCAGGGCATATTCCTTTTGGTGACCCTGGCGGTTTTATCCGCCAATTTTATGGCAGACATTGTCTACCGTCGGCTGGACCCCAGGGTGGGCGAACAAGCACCGATCAAGGGACAACGGCTGGTGAAAGTATGAATGTTGCTTTTTTGCCCAGGCTTTTTTCCCGGATGACCCCTTCGGGCCGTGCCGGCGCTTTTGTTCTGACGGCCGTCATCTTCCTGGCCCTGGCAGCGCCACTGGTCTGTTCCCATTCTCACCAACAGATGTCGGGTCCGGCCCTAATTCCGCCTGGCCCGGAACATATCATGGGGACGGACGAACTGGGGGTCGATCTGTGGGCCCAGATCTGCCACGGCGCAAGAATCAGCCTGATTGTAGGCATCGGCACGGCACTGGCCGCAGGATTGGGCGGGGGCATTGCAGGGATTGTGTCCGGATATACCGGCGGCATTACCGACATGGTCATCATGCGCATGGTGGACGTTTTCCTGGTGCTGCCGGACCTGCCGGTGATGATTGTGCTGGCCGCCTTTTTCGGACCCAGCCTGATCTCCATCGTCCTGGTGCTCTCCTGTTTTTCATGGGTTCATACGGCCAGAATTGTTCGGTCCAGGGTGCTGGCCTTAAAACAGCGGCAGTACATCCGGGCCGCCGAGCTGAACGGTGCATCCGCATTTTACCTGATCCGCCGCCATTTTCTGCCCGAGGTGTTTCCCCTGGCCGCCGTGAGCATGATCCGGCTCACCGGCCGGGCCATTGTGGCCGAGGCAGGGCTCTCCTTTTTAGGGTTGGGTGATCCCGCCTCCGGGTCATGGGGACTGATCCTTCACCATGCCACCTCTTTTGCCGGCATCTATTATACCCGGTTCTGGCAATGGTGGATGCTGTTTCCCTGGCTTGCCCTGACCCTAATGGTGGTCAGCCTGGCTTTGGTCAGCCGGGACATGGAAAAAATTGCAGATCCCCGGTTGGGAAAAAGGAGTTAACCATTGACCGTTGAAC
Above is a window of uncultured Desulfobacter sp. DNA encoding:
- a CDS encoding DUF3450 domain-containing protein gives rise to the protein MMNQGKIAVQVFFALMMSWSCDALAGNVKKEIEAPVHEAVGIEQKTQGREVKWRAEKEKKTLEFEALEKELAIVEQERNTEAARKTALISNINQTAKQLEDIAEIERQMSPFLNELLDKIKTFNKQDLPFLTGEREKRIQDLELLNANPEVPVSEKFRKLMEALLVETEYGTTIEVYQQTIALSGEETLVNIFRLGRLRLFYQTLDKQQCGFFNPAQKQWQPLENCYLKPIQAAIDMGSKRKPVEMLTLPIGRIVIQ
- a CDS encoding TonB family protein; translated protein: MKTMEKPLGLAGGWQPWAVALAGTLALNLLLFSVIPNLMKPQEAVSLSGPMIQQIQLTRLRRSTIEPEQKKKTPPPKAQPKKQVAKPRMNRQIARSLSLPFEVNPRLPQGPATISVSEVVSTSLDNLSLNTLFDTGDLDQPLTVISRIPPVYPFRAKAKAIEGWVSVEFTVNEQGRVEDIKILDAEPKKIFDDSVMQCVAAWRFKPGRVNREIVKTRARTRVRFKLN
- a CDS encoding biopolymer transporter ExbD; the protein is MLNVSASRKHKKSAAELNIAPLIDMVFILLIFFLVTTSFVKETGIDVSRPTASTATTQTKATILIAVDSQNRVFMDHREIDIRAVRANTERALAENPDGAVVVVADRQSDTGVAIQVMDGCRLAGASNVSLAAALPEGQ
- a CDS encoding MotA/TolQ/ExbB proton channel family protein, with the translated sequence MPEFLCENLELMRELIRAGGVVMVPLVILSLVMWLLILERAFFFRRLYKKNMNSSTALSLVRENILPDPKMYRGAVSLLVTEFIGNRSGSAQLDRHLLDAAVTRINRRMTRSLAVIGVLAAMAPLMGLLGTVTGMITTFDVLAIFGTGNAKAMAGGISESLITTQTGLIVAIPGLYMKGFLDRRAEHLSQRIQRMGLYLKRHL
- a CDS encoding type II toxin-antitoxin system RelE/ParE family toxin, whose product is MKPKWRVLFCDGMEHACPITDFINSCPEKHQVKLLRLLGLLEEHGPTLPRPYADLLHDGVHELRFTLSRDRIRVLYFFCYQKFIVLYDVFFKNTRKVPEKYIDQVIAYRDEFLSRISKKKLEKISRDVS
- a CDS encoding MotA/TolQ/ExbB proton channel family protein yields the protein MKRTPQYILFTVVPAVMLLFSQWAWAKDMREIRIEAQKIEQAMKQKAAAELSAAQKADSESRRQIFSDRSKLDRAIADLKRRITTVEIELKALKSENDDLTAQDNELTVKLDEAQGTIQELSGVIRMNAKDIRSLLDNSFLTGVYQPDTQFLSTMADQSVIPAMDQIKAMSNLLFDQIDQGGSVCLETGTIVNREGKRQKGPILIIGAFTAAYQTDSESGFLNYAHGEKKLYALSKLPPSAMQKQLTRYMTGKSDAVPMDISRGGALNQLIHDLSLADQIPKGGPIVWPILAILALGALITLERVFFILKRQISLETVCSKIETQAEDQNWNACAETCDQYRKNPVIRVIRSGVDSRNRPREDMENAVQEAILKEIPPMERFLSTMGMLAAIAPLLGLLGTVTGMIDTFHVITMHGTGDPRMMSGGISEALVTTMLGLSVAIPIMLSHTLLSRSVENSVGMMEEKAMALINIVQKFKVA
- a CDS encoding sodium:proton antiporter; amino-acid sequence: MNEYTLIQISGILVAATACQWLAWRVKIPGIVFLLVTGILAGPVLGLLNPEKMMGDLFFPFVSMSVALILFEGSLTLNFSEIRGLHMVVRNMVSFGMLVTWIITALAARMGLGLSWHISVLLGAITSVSGPTVIVPMLRTVRPNKNIANILRWEGIIVDPIGAAMAVLAYEFIISGSAQQAMGHTILVFIRLIATGTAVGMVCGYGFGMAIRKHWIPEFMHNLFAISLVLGAFVFSNHLQHEAGLVAVTVMGIWLANMKDVPIGDILDFKEHISILLISVLFIMLAARLCIDELVALGWGMSFLFIAIQFLARPMNIMVSSIGSTLTWPERHMLAWIAPRGIVAAAISALFATQLEKAGFPDAGVLVPLTFFIIISTVIVQSVTARPIARWLKVAEPTPNGFIIFGANQLARAIGKALMDLGFQIQLADTGWDQVMKAKNEGLPTYFGNPVSEHADRHIQLVGIRGVLALFPHEAANVAVAIHYRLEFGADKIYILQSRPEDNRSTADRMSIENHGKILFGEAASYPAMATDLARGGHIITTKLTEKFTMEQFTKKHGEKALPLFAVDKNNRLHVYAHESQINPESGWSLVYMLKNGEGSHSGTGEDKHPIDPARLKKGYSV